The Aerococcus loyolae genome contains the following window.
GCTCGGGGCAGATTTATTTAGATGACCGTGAAATTTCGAGCTTACCAGCTTATAAACGGGCAAAAATGATTAGCCGGGTCTTCCAAGACCCACAAATGGGCACAGCCAAGTCCTTAAGCGTGGAAGAAAACTTAGCCATTGCTTATAAGCGAGGACACAAGCGCAGCTTTCAAACATCTATTACAAAAGATATGCGTGAAGAATTCCGTTCTCGTTTAAGCACCTTAGGCATGGGCTTAGAAAACCGCATGCAAGAGCGGGTTAGCTCCTTATCAGGGGGCCAACGTCAAGTCTTAACTTTACTTATGGCTGTCTTACAAACTCCAAAACTATTACTACTTGACGAACATACGGCTGCCTTAGATCCTCGCACGAGTGCAATGGTAATGTCTTTAACCCAAGACTTGGTCAGCCAATATCAACTGACTACACTAATGATCACTCATGATATGAATGATGCGCTATCTTATGGCAATCGTTTAATCATGCTTCATGACGGCCAAGTAGTCGTTGATATCTCTGGAGAAGAGAAAGAAAACTGTAGCATTGACGACTTACTACAACTTTTCCATCATAATGTAGGTGAAAGCCTTAATAATGATGAGTTATTATTAGCTAACTAAGTAAAAGCAAATTCTTTTAATGAAAGCGCTTTTTAGGTATACTTAGGTTACGTTTTTAACTGTATTCTAAGATGAAAGGGAGATAACAATGGATATTAAAGACCTTAAACTTGAAAAGCATTATCAATTGTTAATCAATGGTGAGTGGACTAATGGCAGTGGTCAAGAGACGATTGAAGATTATAGCCCGGCAAATGGTGAAAAATTAGCTGAAATTACTGATGCCACTGAGGATGATGTTAATCAAGCTGTTGCAGCTGCCCGCCAAGCCTTTCCTAAATGGGGAAGAACGGCTGTCAAAGAAAGAGCCAAAATTCTTAATCAAATTGCTGATCTTATCGAAGATAACCAAGAGCGTTTGGCTTTGATTGAAACCATGGATAATGGTAAGCCGATTCGAGAAACCCAAGGAGCTGATATTCCTTTAGCAGCTGATCATTTTCGTTACTTTGCTAGTGTTATCCGTAGCGAGGAAGATAGTTTTAAAATGCTTGACGACAATACCTTATCCATGGTTTTACGGGAACCGATTGGTGTTGTCGGCCAGATTATTCCTTGGAACTTTCCCTTTTTAATGGCGGCCTGGAAAATAGCGCCCGCCTTAGCAGCAGGAGATACTATTGTATTAAAACCCTCCTCTTCCACTTCTCTTAGTGTTTTAGAGTTAGCTAAATTAATCAATGATTTCTTACCCAAGGGTGTTTTAAATATTGTTACTGGGAGTGGTTCAAAGAGTGGGGAATACCTCCAACACCATCCAGATATTGATAAAATTGCCTTCACTGGGTCAACCTCTGTTGGTCGCCAAGTAGGGATTTCAGCAGCTGAAAATCTCATCCCAGCTACCCTGGAATTAGGTGGAAAATCAGCCAATATTTTCTTTGAAGATATGGATATGGAACAAGCCTTAGAAGGAGCTCATTTGGGTATCTTATTCAATCAAGGGGAAGTATGCTCAGCGGGGTCGCGTATTCTAGTACAAGAATCGATCTATGATGAATTTATCGGTCGCCTAAAAGAAGAATTTAAAAAGGTGAAAGTTGGTTTGCCTTGGGAAAAAGACACCCAACTTGGTGCCCAAGCTAGTCAAGCTCAACATCAAAAGGTGAGCGAATATATCCAAGTGGCTTTAGATGAAGGAGCTGAAATTATAACTGGTGGTCATTCAGCTTCAGAAGGAGACCTTGAAAAGGGCTATTACTTTGAACCGACCTTACTTCTAGCAGACAATAGTATGCGGGTGGCTCAAGAAGAAATTTTTGGGCCCGTTGCTACTGTGATTAAGTTTAAAGATGTCGAAGATGCTATCCGTATTGCTAATGATAGTGACTATGGCTTAGCAGGCGGTGTTTTCACTAAAAACTTAGATACAGCCTTTAAGGTAGCTCGCGGAGTAAGAACAGGACGAATTTGGATTAATACCTACAATAGCTTTGAAGCTGGGGCACCATTTGGCGGCTATAAAGATTCAGGGATAGGCCGAGAAACCCATAAAATGATTCTCAATGCCTATACCCAAGCGAAAAATATCTATATTAATTTAACTGATGGCAGATCGGGAATGTATTAATCATTGGCTCAGTAGACCTATGTAGAGCTAGTAAAGCTAATTAAAGAGTAAACCAATAAAGACTAGAAAATGCTACTTCACTTGCTTAAAGAGACAAGGCCTAGCATTTCTAGTCTTTTTTCTTTGCATCTTAAAGGTGAAATGTCCCTAAGCCTCTAGAAAATTTGATATAATAAAAAGACGTGATGGAGAGGGAGGTTTCTATGCTAATTGAGCATGCTTTGGAAAAATATTTTGGCTATAAAACGTTTCGCCCCGGACAAAAGGAACTCATTGAGAGTATTCTAGCTGGTCGCGATTGTTTGGGAATTTTACCCACCGGCGGAGGCAAATCAATTTGCTATCAATTACCTGCTTTAATTTTACCTGGTATAACTTTAGTAATCTCACCTTTAATCTCATTAATGAAGGACCAAGTAGATAGTCTTAATGAACATGGAATTCATAGTGCCTATCTCAACTCCAGTCTATCCAGTGAAGATTATTTTGCTGTCTTGGATAGGATTAATTCTGGACAAGTCAAGCTGATTTATGTATCACCAGAAAGGTTAAAGAGCGAGTCTTTTCTACAATTAGTGAATGACTTACCCTTAGATCAAATAGCCATTGATGAAGCCCACTGTGTTTCCCAATGGGGACACGACTTTAGAGCCTCTTACCGAGAGATTGCTCACTTTATTGATCAATTAAGTGAGCGGCCGGTCGTTTCTGCCTTTACAGCGACAGCTACCAATCGGGTTCAAGAGGATATTATTCATCAATTGTCTCTTGAAAACCCCTATGTCCTCATTAATTCCTTTGACCGACCTAATCTTAGTTTTGAAGTAATGGAACCAGAATCAAAGAAGAAGGCTTTAATTGACTTAATAGATAAAGAGGAAGCAGCTATCATTTATGCTTCTTCCCGAAAAACTGTCGATCGCTTGAGTGAATGGTTAAGTGGCCAAGGCCTGCCGGTTAGCGCTTATCATGCGGGAATGAGCTCAGCAGACCGTATGGCTTCGCAAAATGACTTTATCTATGAGCGTACTAATATCATTGTAGCAACCAATGCTTTTGGGATGGGAATTGATAAACCTGATGTTCGGCGGGTGATCCATTATAACTTGCCCACTAATTTAGAGAGTTACTACCAAGAAGCAGGTCGGGCAGGCAGAGACGGCTTACCGGCTAGAGCCATTCTTCTCTACAGCCCCAAGGATATCTTGACCGCAAAATTTTTAATTAGTCAAAGCAATGATCCCACTAGTGAAGGTCGCTTAAATGATATGATTAATTATGCAACGACCTCTTCCTGCTTGAGACAACACATTTTAGCCTACTTCGGCCAGGAAGCTCCTGACCATTGTCAAAATTGCTCCAATTGTTTACAGCAAGTCAAAAAGGTTGATGTCAGCCGAGAAGGACAAATGATCCTCTCTTGTATTGTTAGAATGGCCTATCCTTATGGCATGACCCTCGTCACAGATGTCTTAAAAGGTAAAAAACTCCAAAAAATTAAAGAGAAACATTTTGACCAATTATCAACCTATGCTTTGTTAAAAGATATGAATGAGCAAACGATTAAGAATATTATTTCTCAATTAATTTCTGAAGGGGCCTTGGCGGTTAATGAATATAAGGGACTTAGCCTTACAGAAAAGGCGCTCCCAATTCTTAAAGGAAATAAGTCCCTTTATATTAAAGAATCTGCCTATATTCGATCAGAAAACAAAACGAAGACTAGTCAGGAAGCTCAATCACTGACTGATCATTTATCGCCAGAAGATGAAGAATTATTTGAAGCACTTCGTGAATTACGCTATAGTTTAGCTAGTGAAGAAAATGTTCCTGCCTATATTATTTTTAATAACCAGAGTCTCCTTGATATGGTGGAAATAAAACCTAAGAATTATCATGAATTTCTTGATGTTAGCGGAGTAGGTCCAGTAAAGGCAGATAAATATGCAGATGACTTCTGTCAGTTAATCGAAGATTTTGTAAGTATTAAATAATAGGAGGTGAAGCCATGGATGGCATAATTCCTTTATGGAAGGAAAGAGGGATGACTAGTCACGATTGTGTCAATGCCTTACGTAAATTGTTAAAAACAAGACGGGTGGGCCACACCGGTACCTTGGATCCCAATGTGAGTGGCGTATTGCCAATTTGTGTGAATAAGGCGACAAAAATGGCTAATTGGATCACTGATAAGCAAAAGGTCTATCAAGGAGAAATTACCCTAGGCTTTCAAACAGAAACAGAAGATTTGGACGGAAAAATTGTTCGCCAAACGCCTGTGAAAGAAGCTGTCGATGGTCAGCTTATTCAAAAAGCTATGAATAGCATGATAGGTACAATTACTCAGGTTCCACCCATGTATTCTGCTGTTAAGGTTAACGGCCGAAAGTTATATGACTATGCCCGCCATGGTGAGAAGGTGGACCGCCCGAAAAGGCAGGTTAATGTCTATGAATTTGACCTTCTAAAGCCCTGCCGATACGATCAAGACCAGCAAGTGCAAAGTTTTAATTTCCGTGTTCGTTGTGGCAAGGGAACCTATGTGAGGACCCTTGCTTCGGACTTAGGAGAGGCACTAGGCTATGCTGCGACTATGACCGACCTTAGTCGGATAGCCTCAAGCCCCTTTACCCAATCACAATGCTTTACTTTATCTGAAATTGAAGAACAAATTAGTCAAGGAAAAAAAGATTTTATTTTTCCTATCGATTTTTTGATCCAAGACTTAGCTCATATTGAGATTAGTGGCAAATTAGAAAAACTCGTCAGCAACGGGGCGGTTTTAAATAAAAATAATTTGGCCGAAGAATATCGAGACCAATTGCCGGTAGCTTTTTATGGCCAGCAAGGACTTATGGCTATTTATGGACAACATCCCAGTGATGAAGA
Protein-coding sequences here:
- a CDS encoding ABC transporter ATP-binding protein produces the protein MNELVQLKNLNKVFQTQSSKAHQVIKDLNLSIKDNDFISVIGSNGAGKSTMMNLIAGTIPLSSGQIYLDDREISSLPAYKRAKMISRVFQDPQMGTAKSLSVEENLAIAYKRGHKRSFQTSITKDMREEFRSRLSTLGMGLENRMQERVSSLSGGQRQVLTLLMAVLQTPKLLLLDEHTAALDPRTSAMVMSLTQDLVSQYQLTTLMITHDMNDALSYGNRLIMLHDGQVVVDISGEEKENCSIDDLLQLFHHNVGESLNNDELLLAN
- the recQ gene encoding DNA helicase RecQ, whose product is MLIEHALEKYFGYKTFRPGQKELIESILAGRDCLGILPTGGGKSICYQLPALILPGITLVISPLISLMKDQVDSLNEHGIHSAYLNSSLSSEDYFAVLDRINSGQVKLIYVSPERLKSESFLQLVNDLPLDQIAIDEAHCVSQWGHDFRASYREIAHFIDQLSERPVVSAFTATATNRVQEDIIHQLSLENPYVLINSFDRPNLSFEVMEPESKKKALIDLIDKEEAAIIYASSRKTVDRLSEWLSGQGLPVSAYHAGMSSADRMASQNDFIYERTNIIVATNAFGMGIDKPDVRRVIHYNLPTNLESYYQEAGRAGRDGLPARAILLYSPKDILTAKFLISQSNDPTSEGRLNDMINYATTSSCLRQHILAYFGQEAPDHCQNCSNCLQQVKKVDVSREGQMILSCIVRMAYPYGMTLVTDVLKGKKLQKIKEKHFDQLSTYALLKDMNEQTIKNIISQLISEGALAVNEYKGLSLTEKALPILKGNKSLYIKESAYIRSENKTKTSQEAQSLTDHLSPEDEELFEALRELRYSLASEENVPAYIIFNNQSLLDMVEIKPKNYHEFLDVSGVGPVKADKYADDFCQLIEDFVSIK
- the truB gene encoding tRNA pseudouridine(55) synthase TruB produces the protein MDGIIPLWKERGMTSHDCVNALRKLLKTRRVGHTGTLDPNVSGVLPICVNKATKMANWITDKQKVYQGEITLGFQTETEDLDGKIVRQTPVKEAVDGQLIQKAMNSMIGTITQVPPMYSAVKVNGRKLYDYARHGEKVDRPKRQVNVYEFDLLKPCRYDQDQQVQSFNFRVRCGKGTYVRTLASDLGEALGYAATMTDLSRIASSPFTQSQCFTLSEIEEQISQGKKDFIFPIDFLIQDLAHIEISGKLEKLVSNGAVLNKNNLAEEYRDQLPVAFYGQQGLMAIYGQHPSDEEQMKPLKMLI
- a CDS encoding aldehyde dehydrogenase family protein, with the translated sequence MDIKDLKLEKHYQLLINGEWTNGSGQETIEDYSPANGEKLAEITDATEDDVNQAVAAARQAFPKWGRTAVKERAKILNQIADLIEDNQERLALIETMDNGKPIRETQGADIPLAADHFRYFASVIRSEEDSFKMLDDNTLSMVLREPIGVVGQIIPWNFPFLMAAWKIAPALAAGDTIVLKPSSSTSLSVLELAKLINDFLPKGVLNIVTGSGSKSGEYLQHHPDIDKIAFTGSTSVGRQVGISAAENLIPATLELGGKSANIFFEDMDMEQALEGAHLGILFNQGEVCSAGSRILVQESIYDEFIGRLKEEFKKVKVGLPWEKDTQLGAQASQAQHQKVSEYIQVALDEGAEIITGGHSASEGDLEKGYYFEPTLLLADNSMRVAQEEIFGPVATVIKFKDVEDAIRIANDSDYGLAGGVFTKNLDTAFKVARGVRTGRIWINTYNSFEAGAPFGGYKDSGIGRETHKMILNAYTQAKNIYINLTDGRSGMY